In Pedobacter sp. WC2423, the following are encoded in one genomic region:
- a CDS encoding SusC/RagA family TonB-linked outer membrane protein, translating into MKKTLQLTCLLLYASSHAFATVKSDHPKLLTPLMNIPGFSVADEVKGTVRDATGTTLPGVSVQVKGTKLVTQTNASGQYGITAKAGDIIVFSYIGYDKQEVTVGTQATVDIVLKSSAQELNTVVVTALGIKRTSRSTTYATQQVAGDELTRNKDANLVNSLNGKVAGLTISRSSSGVGGSAKVILRGSKSASGSNQALYVIDGVPMNNSISTQAVSSTGNSASTQPNSAYGGSTSYDGGDPISNLNPEDIASISVLKGGSAAALYGSQAANGVIIVTTKSGEAGKAKVNFSSSLNLDQAAYKPKFQNSYGQTSANSSQSWGPAITNGQDNLKSYFQTGQNYTNSISLAAGSEKLQTYFSYANTTASGIQPGNELSRHNVNLKETGSFFNDKLTISGNVNYIRQKINNSPLIGLYFNPLTGLYLFPRGLDLQQYKTGFEKFDPARNLNTQNWPFLSEDIQQNPWWVNQRNPNELDRDRLMLNVSAKYKVTPWLDIQARGSMDSYTDTYDQKNYAGTSVTLTDKNGGYVYTNNKSRQQYADVIANINVPLERFKISGTVGTSIQDFYDNGVTFNSGKDGLNIPNKFILQNFKALNPLNSGNTYNHKQIRSVFASASVAFDNWINLDATVRTDWSSALAFTDGNPFSYPSVGLNFIINEKLNLPSWVSFAKVRGSYAQVGNDVPNYVTNILNSFGAGGGISTPIRSSFENLKPERTNSIEFGTEWRFFSNRLNFDFTFYKTNTKNQFFTADASQASLFNQYYFNAGNVQNKGIEVVLGYDILNGEGLKWKTGINYSMNRNKILALSPEITEFTLSGASGANYVSKFKEGGSFGDIYGTSLKRDDQGRVLIIDGKPTAADGGNSTFLGNANPKWQLGWSNSFNYKNFSLSFLVDGKFGGRVMSITESMLEQYGVAKVTGDARDQGGVSVNGVDQAGNPVSKVDAQKWYSVVGGREGISSEHMYSATVVRMRELSFGYNVPVKPGFIKNLKLAVTGRNLFYLYKKAPFDPELSMSTSNGLSGVDIFMPPAIRSYGFSLNANF; encoded by the coding sequence ATGAAAAAAACATTACAATTGACATGTTTACTACTTTACGCTTCGTCGCATGCTTTTGCAACGGTAAAGTCAGATCATCCTAAACTATTAACTCCTTTAATGAACATTCCAGGTTTCTCCGTTGCCGATGAGGTGAAAGGAACAGTGCGTGATGCAACCGGAACAACTTTACCAGGAGTATCAGTGCAGGTCAAAGGAACTAAGCTGGTTACGCAAACCAATGCGTCCGGACAATATGGTATAACTGCTAAAGCAGGCGATATCATCGTTTTTTCTTATATAGGCTATGATAAACAAGAAGTCACAGTTGGCACTCAGGCTACAGTTGACATTGTGTTGAAATCTAGTGCACAAGAATTGAATACGGTAGTGGTAACAGCTTTGGGTATTAAAAGAACAAGCCGTTCTACAACTTATGCTACTCAACAAGTTGCTGGTGATGAGTTGACCAGAAATAAAGATGCCAACTTAGTGAACTCATTAAATGGTAAAGTCGCTGGTTTAACTATCTCACGCAGTTCGTCAGGTGTTGGTGGCTCTGCAAAAGTAATCTTAAGGGGCAGTAAATCTGCTTCAGGAAGTAACCAGGCACTTTATGTAATTGATGGAGTTCCCATGAATAACAGTATCTCGACTCAGGCAGTTTCCAGTACAGGCAATAGCGCTTCAACTCAGCCGAATTCTGCTTACGGCGGAAGTACTTCTTATGACGGTGGTGACCCGATTTCTAACCTGAATCCAGAAGATATTGCAAGTATCTCTGTATTGAAAGGCGGTTCTGCAGCTGCATTATACGGTAGTCAGGCAGCAAACGGTGTAATTATTGTTACTACTAAGTCTGGTGAAGCAGGAAAAGCGAAAGTAAATTTCTCTTCTTCCCTGAATCTTGATCAGGCGGCCTATAAACCAAAATTCCAAAACAGTTATGGACAGACTTCGGCAAATTCTTCACAAAGCTGGGGGCCTGCAATAACCAATGGCCAGGACAATTTAAAATCATACTTCCAAACAGGACAGAACTATACGAATTCGATTAGTCTGGCTGCAGGTTCAGAAAAATTACAGACTTATTTCTCTTATGCTAATACTACAGCATCAGGAATTCAGCCTGGAAATGAATTGAGCCGCCATAACGTCAATTTAAAGGAAACAGGCAGTTTCTTTAATGATAAGCTGACGATTTCAGGTAACGTAAACTATATCAGACAAAAAATCAATAACTCTCCGTTGATTGGTCTTTATTTTAATCCATTAACAGGATTATACTTATTCCCTAGAGGATTAGATTTACAACAATATAAAACTGGATTTGAGAAGTTTGATCCGGCAAGAAATCTGAACACACAAAACTGGCCTTTCTTATCTGAAGACATCCAGCAAAATCCATGGTGGGTTAATCAAAGAAACCCGAATGAGCTGGACAGAGATCGTTTAATGCTGAACGTAAGTGCAAAGTATAAAGTTACTCCGTGGTTAGATATTCAGGCACGTGGAAGTATGGATAGTTATACTGACACCTATGATCAGAAAAACTACGCGGGTACTTCAGTTACATTAACCGACAAAAACGGTGGTTATGTTTATACGAACAACAAATCCAGACAACAATACGCGGATGTGATTGCAAATATAAATGTGCCTTTGGAAAGATTTAAAATTTCCGGAACTGTAGGTACAAGTATTCAGGATTTTTATGATAACGGTGTTACTTTTAACTCTGGAAAAGACGGATTAAATATTCCTAACAAATTTATACTTCAGAACTTTAAAGCATTAAACCCATTAAATTCTGGTAATACTTATAATCACAAACAAATTCGCTCTGTATTTGCGAGTGCAAGTGTTGCATTTGATAACTGGATTAACTTAGATGCGACGGTCCGTACAGACTGGTCTTCAGCTTTAGCATTTACTGACGGTAATCCATTTTCTTATCCTTCGGTAGGTCTTAACTTTATCATCAACGAGAAGTTAAATTTACCTTCCTGGGTTAGTTTTGCCAAAGTTCGTGGTTCTTATGCGCAAGTAGGTAATGATGTACCTAATTATGTGACTAACATTCTGAATTCTTTTGGTGCAGGCGGTGGAATCTCAACTCCTATCAGATCTTCTTTCGAGAATTTAAAACCTGAACGTACAAATTCTATTGAGTTTGGTACAGAATGGAGATTTTTCAGTAACCGTTTAAACTTTGACTTTACTTTCTATAAAACAAATACCAAGAACCAGTTCTTTACAGCTGATGCTTCTCAGGCTTCTTTGTTTAACCAATATTACTTCAATGCAGGAAATGTTCAGAATAAAGGTATAGAAGTTGTTTTAGGTTATGACATCCTCAATGGTGAAGGATTGAAATGGAAAACAGGAATAAATTATTCAATGAACAGAAATAAAATCCTTGCCCTTTCTCCGGAAATCACTGAGTTTACTTTAAGCGGTGCATCAGGTGCGAATTATGTTTCTAAATTTAAAGAAGGCGGATCATTTGGTGATATCTATGGTACCTCATTAAAACGTGACGATCAGGGACGGGTGTTGATCATTGATGGGAAACCAACAGCAGCTGATGGAGGTAATAGTACTTTCCTTGGCAATGCAAATCCAAAATGGCAATTAGGCTGGAGCAATAGCTTCAACTACAAAAACTTCTCTTTAAGCTTCCTGGTTGACGGTAAATTTGGTGGCAGGGTTATGTCTATTACTGAATCTATGCTGGAACAATATGGGGTAGCTAAAGTTACGGGTGATGCCCGCGATCAGGGCGGTGTTTCTGTGAATGGTGTAGACCAGGCTGGAAACCCAGTGTCAAAAGTGGATGCACAGAAATGGTATAGTGTTGTTGGTGGTAGAGAAGGTATTTCAAGCGAACATATGTACAGTGCTACTGTAGTACGTATGAGAGAATTATCTTTTGGTTATAATGTACCTGTGAAACCAGGTTTCATTAAAAACTTAAAATTGGCTGTTACTGGCAGAAACTTATTCTATCTGTATAAAAAAGCTCCATTTGATCCCGAGTTGAGTATGTCAACATCAAACGGACTTTCTGGTGTGGACATTTTTATGCCGCCAGCAATACGCAGCTATGGCTTCTCTTTAAATGCTAACTTTTAG
- a CDS encoding barstar family protein produces MNGYCLFEAGKEKDLIKDNTRIVNINGREIVTVDEFIHELARQLDFPYYYSSSLDSLEELLNDLSWLKETKFAIVVRNYPFFLCEEKNLARKTNLLGLLNDVAEQWDNVPNYPGEEDFRNKADFNIYIEKGTVAAAELEKLNISYNEVK; encoded by the coding sequence ATGAACGGATATTGCCTCTTTGAAGCTGGAAAAGAAAAGGATTTGATTAAAGACAACACACGTATCGTCAATATAAATGGACGTGAAATTGTTACTGTGGATGAATTTATTCACGAATTAGCCAGACAGCTTGACTTTCCTTATTATTATAGCAGCAGCCTGGATTCACTGGAAGAATTACTGAATGATTTAAGCTGGCTGAAAGAAACTAAGTTTGCTATTGTAGTCCGCAATTATCCCTTTTTCTTATGTGAGGAAAAGAACCTGGCCAGAAAAACCAATTTACTGGGATTGCTGAATGATGTAGCCGAGCAATGGGACAATGTACCTAACTATCCGGGAGAAGAAGACTTCAGAAATAAAGCTGACTTTAATATCTATATAGAAAAAGGAACTGTTGCAGCTGCTGAACTGGAGAAACTGAACATCAGCTATAACGAGGTAAAATAA
- a CDS encoding RagB/SusD family nutrient uptake outer membrane protein gives MKTKFNISTPASRLRVIGVLCLAVLTITSCKKSFENINTDPVGISDKELISDYNDLKFFFQMEQRSIVNFSGGGDPNSYQVQQNLNSDNFSGYFMSPTPFNGGNNNTNYFMVQGWNGEAFKVGYLNIMANVRKLKNNGIDQTYPSVWAVSQLIKVTAMSRITDIYGPIPYSTVGLKVNNPYDSQKDVYYQFFTELDDAQKKINDFVTAGKTLPFNFSEFDLVYNGNLATWLKYANSLRLRLALRLVKVDAAKAQLEAEKAMNPANGGLLTTPADNMAVKVLGVGFSNPLVFISQDWGDTRMGASIESYLKGYADPRLGKYFDTATDKNLAGQYKGIRIGTNIVSKDDYSGYSGLNVSNGTPTFSKSSPVQLMTAAEVYFLRAEAALRGWANAGGSAQSLYESGINTSFQQYGLGDATAYINNATNVPAAYVDPKNAANNAPSPTTVTVKWDGSATNEQNLERIITQKWLAIFPEGQEAWSEYRRTGYPKLFPVVQNNSGGTISTAIQIRRLPFPQNERNTNGTELDKGIQLLGGPDNGGTRLWWDVAKGNF, from the coding sequence ATGAAAACGAAATTCAATATATCAACTCCGGCAAGCAGGCTACGCGTTATTGGCGTATTGTGTCTGGCTGTGTTGACCATCACTTCCTGCAAAAAAAGCTTCGAAAATATTAATACTGATCCTGTTGGTATCTCTGATAAGGAATTAATCTCAGATTATAATGATTTGAAATTCTTCTTCCAGATGGAGCAGAGATCAATTGTTAACTTTTCTGGCGGTGGTGATCCAAACTCTTATCAGGTTCAGCAAAATTTAAACTCTGATAACTTTTCTGGTTATTTTATGTCACCTACTCCATTTAATGGTGGTAACAACAATACCAACTATTTTATGGTTCAGGGTTGGAATGGTGAGGCATTCAAAGTAGGCTATTTAAATATCATGGCCAATGTCAGAAAGCTGAAAAACAATGGAATCGACCAGACTTATCCATCAGTTTGGGCGGTATCGCAATTAATTAAAGTTACTGCAATGAGCAGAATTACTGATATCTACGGACCTATTCCTTACAGTACCGTAGGCTTGAAAGTGAATAACCCTTATGATAGCCAGAAGGATGTTTACTATCAATTCTTTACTGAACTGGATGATGCACAGAAAAAAATAAATGACTTTGTAACTGCTGGAAAAACTCTTCCTTTCAACTTTAGTGAATTTGACCTGGTTTATAATGGAAACCTGGCTACCTGGTTGAAATATGCAAACTCCCTGCGTTTGAGATTAGCATTGCGCCTGGTAAAAGTTGATGCTGCAAAAGCCCAATTAGAAGCGGAAAAAGCGATGAATCCAGCAAATGGAGGATTGTTAACAACACCTGCTGATAATATGGCTGTTAAAGTTCTGGGGGTAGGATTTAGTAATCCATTAGTGTTTATCTCTCAGGACTGGGGAGATACAAGAATGGGGGCTTCGATCGAATCTTATTTAAAAGGTTATGCAGATCCAAGGTTAGGTAAGTATTTTGATACGGCTACTGATAAAAACCTGGCAGGACAATATAAAGGAATCCGTATTGGAACAAATATTGTTTCGAAAGATGATTATTCAGGTTATTCCGGTTTGAACGTGAGCAATGGAACTCCTACATTCTCGAAATCAAGCCCTGTTCAGTTAATGACTGCTGCAGAGGTTTATTTCTTACGTGCAGAAGCAGCTTTAAGAGGCTGGGCTAATGCGGGTGGAAGTGCTCAGAGTTTATATGAATCAGGTATCAATACCTCATTTCAGCAATATGGATTGGGCGATGCGACTGCTTATATTAACAATGCAACTAATGTTCCTGCAGCTTATGTGGATCCTAAAAATGCAGCGAATAATGCACCATCACCAACTACTGTGACTGTGAAGTGGGACGGTTCTGCGACTAACGAACAAAACCTGGAGCGCATCATCACACAAAAGTGGTTAGCAATTTTCCCTGAGGGGCAGGAAGCCTGGTCTGAGTACCGTCGTACTGGATATCCAAAACTTTTCCCTGTTGTTCAAAATAACAGTGGTGGTACAATCAGTACAGCAATTCAAATCAGAAGATTGCCATTCCCTCAGAATGAGCGTAATACAAATGGTACTGAATTAGATAAAGGTATCCAATTATTGGGTGGCCCTGACAATGGTGGTACAAGATTGTGGTGGGATGTAGCCAAAGGTAATTTCTAA
- a CDS encoding SusD/RagB family nutrient-binding outer membrane lipoprotein, with translation MKTKYIPLLLSGLLLITAASCKKDLTDTNVDPNASQNAQPEFLLTAAIKNTADTYWGTTNNMNSSLLFVQHWAKIQYTDPDRYIFSNTAFQDLWTTGYRQGIVNLNQLIKLADAQGNTNYKGVALVLRSWIFALETDAYGDVPYSQAGDITQFLTPKYDAQRDVYLGILNDLKAAQASLDPAGKAITGDVIYANSIANWKKFANSLRLRIALRIADREPALAKQVIADIQTEGGTYISSNAENAQLNYKASPNQNPISNLFDTRDDYRISKTIVDQLTALSDPRLPVYASKAVKTQLYTGVPNGLLTGDAAALGLTSTSKPGAYFIAPTAPAVIISYAEILFDRAEAAARGFTAENAAALYSQAVEASLVQYGISATDIATYKARADVQYDASNYKKSIGNQKWIALFGQGLEAFAEWRRLDYPILTPAAAGALNGKIPVRFIYPGNEQSLNPDGYKAAVAHQGTDALTTKLWFDVN, from the coding sequence ATGAAAACAAAATATATACCTCTTTTACTGTCTGGCTTATTACTGATCACTGCTGCTTCCTGCAAGAAAGACCTGACAGACACAAACGTAGATCCCAATGCCTCACAGAATGCACAACCTGAATTCCTGTTAACGGCTGCAATTAAAAATACAGCCGACACTTATTGGGGCACAACCAATAATATGAATTCAAGTTTGCTGTTTGTACAGCACTGGGCAAAAATTCAATATACAGATCCGGACAGATATATTTTCAGTAATACAGCTTTCCAGGATTTATGGACAACAGGTTACCGCCAGGGAATTGTAAACCTGAACCAGTTAATTAAGCTGGCAGATGCGCAAGGAAATACCAACTACAAAGGTGTTGCATTGGTCTTAAGATCGTGGATATTCGCATTGGAAACAGATGCTTATGGTGATGTCCCTTATTCACAAGCTGGTGATATCACTCAATTCCTGACGCCAAAATATGATGCGCAAAGAGACGTATACCTGGGTATATTAAATGATTTGAAAGCTGCACAAGCGAGTTTAGATCCTGCTGGAAAAGCAATCACAGGTGACGTTATTTATGCAAATTCAATTGCTAACTGGAAAAAATTCGCCAACTCTCTGCGTTTAAGAATTGCTTTGCGTATTGCAGACCGCGAGCCGGCATTAGCTAAACAGGTAATTGCCGACATACAAACAGAAGGCGGAACTTATATCAGCTCGAATGCAGAAAATGCACAATTGAATTATAAAGCTTCTCCAAATCAAAATCCAATCAGCAATCTGTTTGATACCCGCGATGATTACCGGATCAGCAAAACAATAGTAGATCAGTTAACTGCTTTAAGCGATCCCCGTCTGCCTGTATATGCAAGCAAAGCAGTAAAGACACAACTTTATACTGGTGTACCTAATGGATTGCTTACAGGTGATGCTGCGGCGCTTGGTTTAACAAGTACTTCAAAGCCTGGTGCTTATTTTATTGCACCAACTGCTCCTGCTGTAATTATCAGTTATGCAGAAATATTATTTGATCGTGCAGAAGCTGCTGCCAGAGGTTTTACAGCAGAGAATGCAGCTGCACTTTATAGTCAGGCAGTAGAGGCTTCTTTAGTACAATATGGTATTTCGGCAACGGACATTGCCACTTATAAAGCAAGAGCAGATGTGCAGTATGATGCTTCAAATTATAAAAAGTCAATTGGAAACCAGAAATGGATTGCCTTATTCGGTCAGGGACTGGAAGCTTTCGCAGAATGGAGAAGACTGGATTATCCCATATTGACTCCTGCTGCTGCGGGTGCATTGAATGGTAAGATACCAGTCAGATTTATTTATCCGGGTAACGAGCAGTCCTTAAATCCTGATGGTTATAAAGCGGCAGTGGCACACCAGGGAACAGATGCTTTAACTACAAAACTTTGGTTTGATGTAAATTAA
- a CDS encoding ribonuclease domain-containing protein: MLAEQFLKTGKDYYLRGVAYKEYDVNPKVKGQNRGAERIIIGADGTRYYTGDHYKTFTKF, encoded by the coding sequence ATGCTGGCGGAACAGTTTTTAAAAACCGGGAAGGATTATTACCTCAGGGGGGTAGCTTATAAGGAATATGATGTAAACCCCAAAGTCAAAGGGCAGAACAGAGGGGCGGAACGAATTATAATCGGAGCAGATGGCACCCGCTATTATACCGGAGATCATTATAAAACATTTACAAAATTTTAA
- a CDS encoding GH92 family glycosyl hydrolase, which translates to MSRKKTGLIFICSFIFSLNLSAQNKLSQYVDPIIGSDAHGHVFVGANVPFGAVQLGPTNIFEGWDWCSGYHYSSNTIVGFTHTHLSGTGIGDLGDVLVMPATGKVLLDKGTKTDQKNGYVSTFSHANEVAKPGYYSVVLDKYKIKAELTASERVGFHRYTFPAKQDNPHVMLDLSDGIGWDKPVETYIKQVNSTTLVGYRLSAGWAKDQRLYFAVKLSQPLSSMSLYDSTQVTKGIEGKGRKMKAVLNFKAIAKNVLQMKVGISPVSYENALANITAEIPAWDFAKVVASADATWNKELAKIQIEGSKETKKVFYTALYHTMIAPTLFNDANGDYRGTDKKVYHKPGFDNYTTFSLWDTYRAFHPLYTIIHPDKVSDIISSFLAIYKQQGKLPVWHLMGNETNTMIGYHAVPIIVDAYLKGYRKYDVELAYQAIRHSAMQKEDGIEYAQKLKYIPADKVNEAVAKGLEYAIDDWCIARMAKAMHKEEDYLYFSKRAKLYAEYFDPQVGFMRGKLANGSWRKPFDPVASKHREDDYTEGNAWQYTWLVPQDPEGLIHLFGGEAGFTRKLDSLFSISSVVEAGGSPDISGLIGQYAQGNEPNHHTPYMYAYAGKPWRTAQVVRQITDSLYTAKPDGLCGNEDLGQMSSWYVFSALGFYPVNPANGAYVFGSPLVDHAVITLPGAKKFELKVIGNSPKNKYIQKAVLNGKPYTKNYLLHAAIVEGGELTLYMGDQPSATWGVKLEDRPESAGGE; encoded by the coding sequence ATGAGTAGAAAAAAAACAGGTCTGATCTTTATTTGCAGTTTCATTTTTAGTCTTAATCTGAGTGCACAGAATAAATTAAGTCAGTACGTAGATCCGATCATCGGTTCGGATGCACATGGACACGTATTTGTGGGTGCGAATGTTCCCTTCGGAGCAGTTCAGTTAGGCCCCACAAACATTTTTGAAGGTTGGGACTGGTGCAGTGGTTATCACTATTCCAGTAATACAATCGTAGGTTTTACCCATACACATTTGAGCGGTACCGGAATTGGTGATCTGGGCGATGTATTAGTGATGCCTGCTACTGGCAAAGTATTATTGGATAAAGGGACTAAAACTGACCAGAAGAACGGATATGTTTCTACTTTCTCTCATGCCAATGAAGTCGCTAAACCAGGATATTATAGTGTTGTTCTGGATAAATATAAAATTAAAGCAGAACTTACTGCTTCAGAAAGAGTTGGTTTCCACCGTTACACATTTCCTGCAAAACAAGATAATCCACACGTAATGCTGGATTTGAGTGACGGAATTGGCTGGGATAAACCTGTGGAAACGTATATCAAACAGGTAAACAGTACGACTTTGGTCGGCTATCGTTTATCTGCAGGATGGGCAAAAGATCAGCGTTTATATTTTGCGGTTAAATTATCACAACCTTTAAGCAGTATGTCGCTTTACGATAGCACGCAGGTAACTAAAGGTATCGAAGGAAAAGGCAGAAAGATGAAAGCCGTGTTGAATTTTAAAGCTATTGCGAAAAATGTCCTGCAAATGAAAGTAGGTATTTCTCCGGTTAGTTATGAAAATGCACTGGCTAATATAACTGCCGAGATTCCAGCGTGGGATTTCGCTAAAGTAGTGGCATCGGCCGATGCCACATGGAATAAAGAACTGGCAAAAATTCAGATCGAAGGAAGTAAAGAAACTAAAAAGGTTTTTTATACTGCTTTGTATCATACGATGATTGCCCCAACCTTATTTAATGATGCAAATGGCGATTACCGCGGCACAGATAAGAAAGTTTATCATAAGCCCGGATTTGATAACTATACCACGTTTTCACTGTGGGATACCTATCGTGCTTTTCATCCTTTGTATACGATTATCCATCCGGATAAAGTATCTGACATTATCAGTTCATTCCTGGCTATATATAAACAACAGGGCAAATTGCCTGTATGGCACTTAATGGGGAATGAAACGAATACGATGATTGGATACCACGCTGTGCCGATTATTGTGGACGCTTATTTGAAAGGTTACAGAAAATATGATGTGGAGCTTGCTTACCAGGCGATCAGACATTCTGCAATGCAAAAAGAAGACGGGATAGAATATGCACAAAAATTGAAATATATTCCTGCTGATAAAGTAAACGAAGCTGTTGCAAAAGGGCTGGAATATGCGATTGATGACTGGTGTATTGCCCGTATGGCAAAAGCAATGCATAAAGAAGAAGATTATTTATATTTCAGCAAAAGAGCTAAGTTATATGCGGAATATTTTGATCCGCAGGTCGGATTTATGCGTGGTAAACTTGCAAATGGCAGCTGGCGTAAACCTTTTGATCCTGTAGCTTCTAAACATCGTGAAGATGATTATACCGAAGGAAATGCCTGGCAGTATACCTGGCTAGTTCCACAAGATCCTGAAGGTTTGATTCACTTATTTGGTGGCGAAGCTGGTTTTACCAGAAAACTTGATTCTTTGTTCAGTATCAGTTCTGTTGTAGAAGCAGGTGGTTCTCCGGATATCAGTGGTTTAATCGGTCAGTATGCACAAGGGAACGAACCTAATCACCATACACCCTATATGTATGCTTATGCTGGTAAGCCTTGGAGAACTGCGCAGGTAGTACGCCAGATCACAGATTCATTATATACCGCTAAGCCTGATGGTCTTTGTGGTAATGAAGATCTCGGACAGATGTCATCATGGTATGTATTCTCGGCTTTAGGGTTTTATCCTGTCAATCCAGCTAACGGGGCATATGTATTTGGTTCTCCACTGGTAGATCATGCGGTCATTACCCTTCCGGGAGCAAAGAAATTTGAACTTAAAGTGATTGGCAACAGTCCAAAAAATAAATATATCCAGAAGGCTGTTTTAAATGGCAAGCCTTATACTAAAAATTATCTCTTGCATGCAGCTATTGTTGAAGGAGGGGAGCTCACCTTATACATGGGCGATCAGCCTTCTGCTACCTGGGGAGTAAAGCTGGAGGACCGGCCTGAATCTGCCGGAGGTGAATAA